One Aphidius gifuensis isolate YNYX2018 linkage group LG3, ASM1490517v1, whole genome shotgun sequence DNA window includes the following coding sequences:
- the LOC122851808 gene encoding uncharacterized protein LOC122851808 translates to MKICIVLNFFLLVLFLCITSSDALFFHYPKNVLSNFFNSLKAKKELKHPPPDIHHLHLHYYPVPIVHTAETILKAPDKHELDTLHTNKLEALGWNDQEFKYVPDPIIHHFPSFTSSWIGSTNNLHDFHSEPTGWDTATTGIDRHSRSESRIFIQRPLHQQIIVQQPKKNDKNINPLSMFFKKIHHIKNSIFHYPDGKQDNSDQIHNNLNNFYVYNNLAPTSAGKL, encoded by the exons atgaagaTTTGCATCGTTCTAAAT tttTTTCTACTTGTTCTATTTCTATGTATCACATCATCGGATGCACTTTTTTTTCACTa tCCAAAAAATGtactttcaaatttttttaattcactaaaagcaaaaaaagaattaaaacatcCACCACCAGATATTCATCATCTACATTTGCATTATTATCCTGTGCCAATTGTTCATACAGCTGAAACGATATTAAAAGCTCCAGATAAACATGAACTTGATACTTTACATAC aaataaattggaAGCCTTGGGCTGGAATGATCAAGAATTTAAGTACGTGCCAGATCcaataattcatcattttccAAGTTTTACATCATCATGGATTGGTAgtacaaataatttacatgatttTCATTCAGAACCAACAGGATGGGATACAGCTACAACCGGAattg aTCGTCATTc AAGAAGTGAATCCcgtatatttattcaaagacCATTACATCAACAAATCATTGTACAACAACcaaagaaaaatgataaaaatattaatccatTATCTAtgtttttcaagaaaatacatcacatcaaaaattcaatattccaTTATCCTGATGGAAAACAAGATAATTCAGAtcaaatacataataatttaaacaatttttacgtttataataatttagcacCAACATCCGCTGGAAAACTgtaa